A DNA window from Hydrogenophaga taeniospiralis contains the following coding sequences:
- the gshA gene encoding glutamate--cysteine ligase: MTSVKPRLDALTAERLRGMRRGIEKESLRAQPDGRLALTPHPAALGSALTHPHITTDYSESQLELITGVHDSVASCLAELTEIHQYTVRSLRKAGDTSGEEMLWASSMPCGLPTDETIPLGRYGSSNVGRAKSVYRMGLGHRYGRRMQTISGIHYNWSLPGVDNDGYFALIRNFRRHAFLLLTLFGASPAVCSTFVEGREHELLPLGSGGSLHMPYGTSLRMGRLGYQSDAQATLDVSYNGLEGYAASLHDALTRPWPAYEALGIRNPGGDYNQLATTLLQIENEFYGTIRPKRVIYPGERPLHALRERGVEYVEVRLMDLDPFEPIGIGAPTLRFLDVFLLHCLLSDSPPDTPDEIHELKRNQHLTAARGREPGLRLERRGQSVPLVQWGSEILDQLDPIARALDLSQGGDAHAEAVNQARAGLLAPQTLPSARVLAAMRQEHGDSFVAFVRTQSQQIHAHLLGLPWSAKQQARYEAMAAQSVLDQRAIEAADTMPFDIYLQEYTSPARLGRPNASPLAAAA, translated from the coding sequence ATGACCTCTGTAAAACCCCGGCTGGATGCCCTCACGGCTGAGCGCCTGCGCGGCATGCGTCGCGGCATCGAGAAAGAAAGTCTGCGTGCGCAGCCCGACGGCCGGCTGGCCCTGACGCCACACCCCGCCGCGCTGGGCAGTGCCCTGACCCACCCGCACATCACCACCGACTACAGCGAATCGCAGCTGGAGCTGATCACCGGTGTGCACGACAGCGTGGCCTCGTGCCTGGCCGAACTCACCGAGATCCACCAGTACACCGTGCGCAGCCTGCGCAAGGCCGGCGACACCTCGGGCGAGGAAATGCTCTGGGCCTCCAGCATGCCCTGCGGTCTGCCCACCGACGAGACCATTCCGCTGGGCCGCTACGGCTCGTCCAACGTCGGGCGTGCCAAGAGCGTGTACCGCATGGGCCTGGGCCACCGCTACGGCCGGCGCATGCAGACCATCTCGGGCATCCACTACAACTGGTCGCTGCCGGGCGTGGACAACGACGGCTACTTCGCGCTGATCCGCAACTTCCGCCGGCATGCCTTCTTGCTGCTCACACTGTTTGGCGCCTCGCCCGCGGTGTGCTCCACCTTCGTTGAAGGCCGCGAGCACGAGCTGTTGCCGCTGGGCAGTGGCGGCAGCCTGCACATGCCCTACGGCACCTCGCTGCGCATGGGCCGCCTGGGCTACCAGAGCGACGCGCAGGCCACGCTGGACGTGAGCTACAACGGGCTCGAAGGTTACGCGGCCTCGCTGCACGACGCGCTCACCCGGCCCTGGCCGGCCTACGAGGCGCTGGGCATCCGCAACCCGGGCGGTGACTACAACCAGCTTGCCACCACGCTGCTGCAGATCGAAAACGAGTTCTACGGCACGATCCGGCCCAAGCGCGTGATCTACCCCGGCGAACGCCCGCTGCACGCGCTGCGCGAACGCGGCGTGGAATACGTCGAGGTGCGGCTGATGGACCTCGACCCGTTCGAGCCCATCGGCATTGGCGCGCCCACCCTGCGTTTTCTCGACGTGTTCCTGCTGCACTGCCTGCTCAGCGACAGCCCGCCCGACACGCCGGACGAAATCCACGAACTCAAGCGCAACCAGCACCTCACCGCGGCACGCGGGCGCGAGCCCGGCCTGCGCCTGGAGCGCCGGGGCCAGAGTGTGCCGCTGGTGCAATGGGGCAGCGAGATCCTGGACCAGCTCGATCCCATCGCCCGTGCGCTCGATCTGTCCCAGGGGGGCGACGCCCATGCCGAGGCGGTGAACCAGGCCCGCGCCGGGTTGCTGGCGCCCCAGACCCTGCCCTCGGCGCGGGTGCTCGCCGCGATGCGCCAGGAGCACGGCGATTCCTTCGTGGCGTTCGTGCGCACGCAGTCGCAACAGATCCATGCCCACCTGCTGGGCCTGCCCTGGAGCGCCAAGCAGCAGGCCCGCTATGAAGCCATGGCCGCGCAGTCGGTGCTGGACCAGCGCGCGATCGAAGCGGCCGACACCATGCCGTTCGACATCTATCTGCAGGAATACACCTCGCCCGCGCGCCTGGGCAGGCCCAACGCTTCGCCACTCGCCGCCGCTGCCTGA
- a CDS encoding dienelactone hydrolase family protein → MARLTAADFDQELLILFDAYVHGDIDRRAFLERASRFAVGGVTAVGLLAALSPDFAAAQVVPKDDKRVLTLVVDVPSPSGSGTVKAYLAKPATGTAKLPGVLVVHENRGLNPHIEDIARRLALEGYLALAPDALTPLGGYPGDEDKARALFAQLDQTKTRQDFIAAAEALKGRPECTGRIGVVGFCYGGGIAHMLATQLPDLAAAVPFYGNLPPVQDAAKVKAPLLIHFAGIDERINAAWPAYEAALKAAGVRYTAYQYPATQHGFHNDTTPRYDTNAAQLAWDRTLGFFKQSLMT, encoded by the coding sequence ATGGCACGATTGACCGCAGCGGACTTTGACCAGGAACTGCTGATCCTGTTTGACGCCTATGTGCATGGCGACATCGATCGCCGTGCCTTTCTGGAGCGGGCCAGCCGCTTCGCCGTGGGTGGCGTCACGGCGGTCGGGTTGCTGGCCGCGCTCAGCCCCGATTTCGCGGCCGCCCAGGTGGTGCCCAAGGACGACAAGCGCGTCTTGACCCTGGTGGTGGACGTGCCCTCGCCGTCGGGGTCGGGCACCGTCAAGGCTTATCTGGCCAAACCCGCCACGGGCACGGCCAAGCTGCCCGGGGTGCTGGTGGTGCACGAAAACCGGGGCCTCAATCCCCACATCGAAGACATCGCCCGGCGCTTGGCCCTGGAGGGCTATCTGGCGCTCGCGCCCGACGCGCTCACGCCATTGGGCGGCTACCCGGGCGACGAGGACAAGGCACGCGCCCTGTTCGCGCAACTCGATCAGACCAAGACCCGGCAGGACTTCATCGCCGCGGCCGAGGCGCTGAAAGGCCGCCCCGAGTGCACGGGCCGCATCGGCGTGGTGGGCTTCTGTTATGGCGGCGGCATCGCACACATGCTGGCCACCCAACTGCCCGACCTGGCCGCGGCGGTGCCGTTTTACGGCAACCTGCCCCCGGTCCAGGACGCGGCAAAAGTCAAGGCGCCGCTGCTGATCCACTTCGCCGGCATCGACGAGCGCATCAACGCCGCCTGGCCCGCCTACGAGGCCGCGCTCAAGGCCGCGGGCGTGCGCTACACCGCCTACCAATACCCGGCCACCCAGCACGGCTTCCACAACGACACCACGCCGCGCTACGACACCAACGCCGCCCAACTGGCCTGGGATCGCACCCTGGGCTTTTTCAAGCAGAGCTTGATGACATGA
- a CDS encoding 2Fe-2S iron-sulfur cluster-binding protein: MSTPPQPTVFQLHLPETGQTLAARADDTLLQTLLRAGVAWPASCRNGSCRACIGRLLRGSVRYGIEWPGLLPEEKAAGCVLPCAAYPLEDVTLIGPGD; the protein is encoded by the coding sequence ATGAGCACCCCGCCCCAGCCCACCGTCTTCCAGTTGCACCTGCCCGAGACAGGCCAGACCCTGGCCGCCCGCGCCGACGACACGCTGCTGCAAACCCTGCTGCGCGCGGGCGTGGCTTGGCCGGCCTCGTGCCGCAACGGCAGTTGCCGCGCCTGCATCGGTCGGCTGCTGCGGGGGAGCGTGCGCTACGGCATCGAATGGCCCGGTCTGCTGCCCGAAGAAAAAGCCGCGGGCTGCGTATTGCCCTGCGCGGCCTACCCGCTGGAGGACGTGACGCTCATCGGCCCCGGCGACTGA
- a CDS encoding SRPBCC family protein: MSITVKIDLGYEFDVKAKAAEVFELLSDVPASVSHFPKVEQLTDLGDGVYQWEMEKVGTAQVNIQTVYASKYVSDKTKGTVKWTPVKGVGNALVGGHWKIVDNKKSTGLTLAIQGEIEVPLPGLMKMIVVPVVQGEFEKLVEKYIDNLIQRFGGEA, encoded by the coding sequence ATGAGCATCACCGTCAAGATTGATCTGGGTTACGAATTCGACGTCAAGGCCAAGGCCGCCGAGGTGTTCGAGCTGCTCTCGGACGTGCCGGCCTCGGTCAGCCATTTTCCCAAAGTCGAGCAACTCACCGATCTGGGCGACGGCGTCTACCAGTGGGAGATGGAAAAGGTGGGCACGGCGCAGGTCAACATCCAGACCGTGTACGCCAGCAAATACGTCAGCGACAAAACCAAGGGCACGGTGAAGTGGACCCCCGTCAAGGGGGTGGGCAACGCGCTGGTGGGCGGCCACTGGAAGATCGTGGACAACAAGAAGTCCACCGGCCTCACGCTCGCCATCCAGGGCGAGATCGAGGTGCCGCTGCCCGGCCTGATGAAGATGATCGTGGTGCCCGTGGTGCAGGGCGAGTTCGAGAAGCTGGTGGAAAAGTACATCGACAACCTGATCCAGCGTTTCGGCGGCGAGGCCTGA
- the ylqF gene encoding ribosome biogenesis GTPase YlqF yields MSIQWFPGHMHLTRKAITERVKEIDVVIEMLDARLPGSSANPLLAELTSGRPTLKVVNKQDMADPKRTALWLAHYNAQANTRAIALDASVTAPARALIDACHALAPLRGDMVKPMRVLICGIPNVGKSTLINTLKGKRAAKTGDEAGITRTESRIVLADGFYLYDTPGMLWPRIVVPESGFNLAASGAVGRNAYDDQEVALELLDKIKAAYGAELDARYKLGLSPQAIAELPDEELMAAIARKRGAIGSGGSINWQKAAELVIADFRSGILGRITLETPEQFQRWLHAGQEADAQRQARKKERNKKPAKPDKR; encoded by the coding sequence ATGAGCATCCAGTGGTTTCCCGGGCACATGCACCTCACGCGCAAGGCCATCACCGAGCGCGTGAAAGAGATCGACGTCGTGATCGAAATGCTGGACGCGCGCCTGCCCGGCTCCAGCGCCAACCCGCTGCTGGCCGAGCTCACCAGCGGGCGGCCCACGCTCAAGGTGGTGAACAAGCAGGACATGGCCGACCCCAAGCGCACCGCGCTCTGGCTGGCGCACTACAACGCCCAGGCCAACACCCGCGCGATCGCGCTCGACGCCAGCGTCACCGCGCCCGCGCGTGCCCTCATCGACGCCTGCCACGCGCTGGCGCCGCTGCGCGGCGACATGGTCAAGCCCATGCGGGTGCTGATCTGCGGCATTCCCAACGTGGGCAAGTCCACGCTCATCAACACGCTCAAAGGCAAACGCGCGGCCAAGACCGGTGACGAGGCCGGCATCACCCGCACCGAGTCGCGCATCGTCCTGGCCGACGGCTTCTACCTGTACGACACGCCGGGCATGCTCTGGCCGCGCATCGTCGTGCCCGAGAGCGGCTTCAACCTGGCCGCCAGCGGCGCCGTGGGGCGCAACGCCTACGACGACCAGGAGGTGGCGCTGGAGTTGCTGGACAAGATCAAGGCCGCTTACGGTGCCGAGCTCGACGCGCGCTACAAGCTGGGCCTGTCGCCGCAGGCCATCGCCGAACTGCCCGACGAAGAGCTGATGGCCGCCATCGCGCGCAAGCGCGGCGCCATCGGGTCGGGCGGCAGCATCAACTGGCAAAAGGCCGCCGAACTGGTGATCGCCGATTTCCGCAGCGGCATTCTGGGCCGCATCACGCTGGAGACGCCCGAGCAGTTCCAGCGCTGGCTGCACGCGGGCCAGGAGGCCGACGCGCAGCGCCAGGCGCGCAAGAAGGAACGCAACAAGAAACCCGCCAAGCCCGACAAACGCTGA
- a CDS encoding carboxymuconolactone decarboxylase family protein produces MSTTAPPVHPENDPRVKAVFDDIRATRNTDFINNMWRYLAFDPALLEQTWAEVKRVMATPSSLDPLTKEMVYITASIINGCSYCVHSHTAAASAKGMTREQHAELLSIVALAAKTNQLATALQVPVDPVFDKG; encoded by the coding sequence ATGTCCACCACCGCCCCGCCGGTCCACCCCGAGAACGATCCCCGCGTCAAGGCGGTGTTCGACGACATCCGTGCCACGCGCAACACGGACTTCATCAACAACATGTGGCGCTACCTGGCGTTTGATCCGGCGCTGCTGGAGCAGACCTGGGCCGAGGTCAAGCGGGTCATGGCGACGCCTTCCAGCCTGGACCCGCTGACCAAAGAGATGGTCTACATCACCGCGTCCATCATCAACGGCTGCAGCTACTGCGTGCACTCACACACCGCCGCGGCCAGCGCCAAGGGCATGACGCGCGAGCAGCACGCCGAGCTGCTGTCCATCGTGGCGCTCGCCGCCAAGACCAACCAGCTTGCCACCGCGCTGCAGGTGCCGGTGGACCCGGTGTTCGACAAGGGCTGA
- a CDS encoding NAD(P)H-dependent oxidoreductase encodes MSDPRRILLINGHPDAGAHHLIHTLADAYAEGAQAGGHALRRVEVSALDFALLKSQHEWEHGELPPALRPAQDAIAWAQHLVLLFPLWMGDMPAMLKGFLEQVARPGFAFHRDEKNPFGRKALGGRSARIVVTMGMPALVYRWYFRAHSVKSLERNILGFVGIAPVHETLIGLVDQLGTPGVAKWQGKLRALGRQGR; translated from the coding sequence ATGTCCGATCCGCGTCGCATCCTGCTCATCAACGGCCACCCCGATGCCGGGGCGCACCATCTCATCCACACCCTGGCCGACGCCTACGCCGAGGGCGCGCAAGCCGGCGGACATGCGCTGCGTCGCGTGGAGGTGTCGGCACTGGACTTTGCGCTGCTCAAAAGCCAGCACGAATGGGAACATGGCGAGTTGCCGCCCGCGCTGCGGCCCGCGCAGGACGCCATTGCCTGGGCGCAGCACCTGGTGCTGTTGTTCCCGCTCTGGATGGGCGACATGCCGGCCATGCTCAAGGGCTTTCTGGAGCAGGTGGCGCGGCCCGGGTTCGCGTTTCACCGCGATGAAAAGAATCCGTTTGGCCGCAAGGCACTGGGTGGGCGCTCGGCGCGCATCGTGGTGACCATGGGCATGCCCGCGCTGGTCTACCGCTGGTATTTCCGTGCCCACAGCGTCAAATCGCTGGAGCGCAACATCCTGGGGTTTGTCGGCATCGCCCCGGTGCACGAAACGCTGATCGGCTTGGTGGATCAGCTGGGCACGCCGGGCGTGGCGAAGTGGCAGGGCAAGTTGCGCGCGTTGGGGCGGCAGGGGCGCTGA
- a CDS encoding transglutaminase family protein, which yields MLLRILHRTRYRYHGTIDMAQHMVHLSPRDTPTQKLLAHTLHVRPEPSARSQTTDAFGNLRTFFSLQAPHDTLTVEADSLVETQAPRPLPDSPAWQQTGWESVRKHFRYRAHAPYDPACEFLFASPYVPRDDAFAAFARPAFTAGLPVLEAARALMERIHTQLRYETDSTEVNTPALQALEQGKGVCQDFAHIMLGCLRSLGLPARYVSGYLLTQPPPGKPRLIGADASHAWVSVYVPLPAGASADGGADADDEAPAASEEAVAAALGGAWFDFDPTNNRCGWGSPGEDYVTLAIGRDFSDVSPMRGVIQGGARHTLHVGVTVAPPDEIADLLDGA from the coding sequence ATGTTGCTTCGCATTCTTCACCGCACCCGCTACCGCTACCACGGCACCATCGACATGGCGCAGCACATGGTGCATCTCTCGCCGCGCGACACGCCCACGCAAAAGTTGCTGGCGCACACCCTGCACGTGCGCCCCGAGCCGTCGGCGCGCAGCCAGACCACCGACGCGTTTGGCAACCTGCGCACCTTCTTTTCGCTGCAGGCACCACACGACACCCTGACCGTGGAGGCCGACAGCCTGGTCGAGACCCAGGCGCCGCGGCCGCTGCCCGACAGCCCGGCCTGGCAACAGACCGGCTGGGAGAGCGTGCGCAAACACTTCCGCTACCGTGCGCACGCGCCCTACGACCCGGCCTGCGAATTCCTGTTCGCCTCGCCCTACGTGCCGCGCGACGATGCTTTTGCGGCCTTTGCGCGCCCGGCGTTCACCGCCGGCCTGCCGGTGCTGGAGGCCGCGCGCGCGCTGATGGAGCGCATCCACACCCAGCTGCGGTACGAGACCGACAGCACCGAGGTCAACACCCCCGCGCTGCAGGCGCTGGAGCAAGGCAAGGGCGTGTGCCAGGACTTCGCCCACATCATGCTCGGCTGCCTGCGCAGCCTGGGCCTGCCCGCGCGCTACGTGAGCGGCTACCTGCTGACCCAGCCGCCGCCCGGCAAGCCGCGCCTGATCGGTGCCGATGCGTCGCACGCCTGGGTCTCGGTCTATGTGCCGCTGCCGGCCGGCGCCAGCGCCGATGGCGGTGCCGATGCCGATGACGAAGCCCCCGCCGCCAGCGAAGAAGCTGTGGCCGCGGCCCTCGGCGGCGCCTGGTTCGATTTCGACCCCACCAACAACCGCTGTGGCTGGGGCAGCCCGGGTGAGGACTACGTGACCCTTGCCATCGGCCGCGACTTCTCCGACGTCTCACCCATGCGCGGCGTGATCCAGGGCGGAGCCCGGCACACGCTGCACGTGGGCGTGACCGTGGCGCCGCCCGACGAGATCGCCGACCTGCTGGACGGGGCCTGA
- a CDS encoding circularly permuted type 2 ATP-grasp protein produces MNHDAPDTLFDELSPESPGDWALSLSVPADEGHRDELRLPPSAGGEGGSGLSAPWASFFEHIGTDGFAELNRRSDNLQRQIRDNGVTYNVYADASGQERPWALDLFPMIVPPQDWARIEAGVMQRTRLLNAVMADLYGERDLLKQALLPAALVQGHPGYLRSMQGVKPPGDTWLHIVAFDLAHGPDGRWWVVGQRTQAPSGLGYLLENRIAISRQFPKAFAGMKVQRLAASYRALMDGIKAMAPEGENARIALLTPGPYNETYFEHAYLARYLGLTLVEGHDLTVRDQRLYLKTLSGLEPVHALIKRLDDEWLDPLELRSDSRLGVPGLLQVLRAGNLLLANAPGSAPLESSALLGFLPAISRHLLGEELSLPSLATWWCGESAALREVLPLLKDSVIKPTYPSSGLETAMGQCLNPRELNEWSGRMARHPDDYTVQSWMPLSQTPTWSGERLMPRSAILRVFALADGPQSWRVLPGGLVRLAPRGQLMASMQRGGSSADCWVQTEGLVDHTSLLQSAPSTLALAHQKRPVTSRAAENLFWLGRYTERAENSIRLAQIALNHLAGEEPSSRPLMAWLSAAARENSLVLPDVPGAEQSARVFARSLMAGLSPEPGTPLAGQTYSVGFNLRALKAAAAQVRERLSQEHWNLIERTEAEFAHDCADMAADAEYGTAEALAALQNASELLAAITGAQTDRMVRDNGWRLLSVGRHIERLITLSRALALGLEHHCVHDPAGFEALVALFDSTITFHALYQQRRDMVALIDLLVMDRDNPRSLAWVVQTLRSRLAKLSLSAMPQDAALAMDLPDPDTWVLADLSNWQRAPDGQRTWSELAGLLDDCEAAACALSEDITRLHFSHADRGNQSVGA; encoded by the coding sequence GTGAACCACGACGCCCCCGACACCCTGTTTGACGAGCTCAGCCCCGAATCGCCTGGCGACTGGGCGCTGTCCCTGTCCGTCCCGGCCGATGAAGGCCACCGGGACGAGCTGCGCCTGCCCCCGTCCGCGGGTGGCGAGGGCGGCAGCGGCCTGTCGGCGCCATGGGCCAGTTTTTTTGAACACATCGGCACCGATGGTTTTGCCGAGCTGAACCGCCGCTCCGACAACCTGCAACGCCAGATCCGCGACAACGGCGTGACCTACAACGTCTACGCCGACGCGTCGGGCCAGGAGCGTCCCTGGGCGCTGGACCTGTTCCCGATGATCGTTCCCCCGCAGGACTGGGCCCGGATCGAGGCCGGCGTGATGCAGCGCACCCGCCTGCTCAACGCCGTGATGGCCGATCTCTACGGAGAACGCGACCTGCTCAAGCAGGCGCTGCTGCCGGCCGCGCTGGTGCAGGGCCACCCGGGCTACCTGCGGTCGATGCAGGGGGTCAAACCGCCGGGCGACACCTGGCTGCACATCGTGGCCTTCGACCTCGCCCACGGACCCGATGGCCGATGGTGGGTGGTGGGCCAGCGCACCCAGGCGCCCTCGGGTCTGGGCTACCTGCTGGAAAACCGCATCGCCATTTCGCGCCAGTTCCCCAAGGCCTTCGCCGGCATGAAGGTGCAACGCCTGGCCGCGAGCTACCGCGCGCTGATGGACGGCATCAAGGCCATGGCGCCCGAGGGCGAAAACGCCCGCATCGCCCTGCTCACGCCCGGCCCCTACAACGAAACCTATTTCGAACACGCCTACCTGGCGCGTTACCTCGGCCTCACCCTGGTCGAAGGCCACGACCTCACCGTGCGCGACCAGCGCCTGTACCTCAAGACCCTGAGCGGCCTGGAGCCGGTGCACGCTTTGATCAAGCGGCTGGACGACGAGTGGCTGGACCCGCTGGAGCTGCGCTCGGACTCGCGCCTGGGCGTGCCCGGCCTGCTGCAGGTGCTGCGCGCGGGCAACCTGCTGCTGGCCAACGCGCCCGGCTCGGCCCCGCTGGAATCCAGCGCGCTGCTGGGCTTCCTGCCCGCGATCAGCCGCCACCTGCTGGGGGAGGAACTCAGCCTGCCTTCGCTGGCCACCTGGTGGTGCGGCGAAAGCGCGGCGCTGCGCGAGGTGCTGCCGCTGCTGAAAGACAGCGTGATCAAGCCCACCTACCCGAGCTCGGGCCTCGAAACGGCCATGGGCCAGTGCCTGAACCCGCGCGAACTCAACGAGTGGTCGGGTCGCATGGCACGCCACCCCGACGACTACACCGTGCAGTCCTGGATGCCACTGTCGCAGACGCCCACCTGGTCGGGCGAACGGCTCATGCCGCGCTCGGCCATCCTGCGCGTGTTCGCGCTGGCCGACGGCCCGCAGTCCTGGCGCGTGCTGCCCGGCGGCCTGGTGCGGCTGGCGCCGCGCGGCCAGCTCATGGCCTCCATGCAGCGCGGCGGCAGCAGCGCCGACTGCTGGGTGCAGACCGAAGGCCTGGTCGATCACACCAGCCTGCTTCAGTCCGCGCCGAGCACGCTGGCGCTGGCACACCAGAAACGCCCGGTGACCAGCCGCGCCGCCGAAAACCTGTTCTGGCTGGGCCGCTACACCGAGCGTGCTGAAAACAGCATCCGCCTGGCCCAGATCGCGCTCAACCACCTGGCCGGTGAAGAACCGAGCTCGCGCCCGCTGATGGCCTGGCTCTCGGCCGCCGCACGCGAAAACTCGCTGGTGCTGCCCGACGTGCCCGGGGCCGAACAATCCGCCCGCGTGTTCGCGCGCAGCCTCATGGCCGGCCTGTCGCCCGAACCGGGCACGCCGCTGGCCGGCCAGACCTACAGCGTGGGCTTCAACCTGCGCGCGCTCAAGGCCGCCGCCGCGCAGGTGCGCGAGCGCCTGTCGCAGGAACACTGGAACCTGATCGAACGCACCGAGGCCGAATTCGCCCACGACTGCGCCGACATGGCCGCCGACGCCGAATACGGCACCGCCGAGGCCCTGGCAGCGCTGCAGAACGCCAGCGAACTGCTCGCCGCCATCACCGGCGCGCAGACCGACCGCATGGTGCGCGACAACGGTTGGCGCCTGCTCTCGGTGGGCCGCCACATTGAACGCCTCATCACCCTCTCGCGTGCGCTCGCGCTCGGGCTCGAACACCACTGCGTGCACGACCCAGCAGGCTTTGAAGCACTGGTGGCGCTGTTCGACAGCACCATCACCTTCCACGCCCTGTACCAGCAGCGCCGCGACATGGTGGCGCTGATCGATCTCCTGGTGATGGACCGCGACAACCCGAGGTCGCTGGCCTGGGTGGTGCAGACCCTGCGCTCACGCCTGGCCAAACTTTCGCTGAGCGCCATGCCGCAGGACGCGGCACTGGCGATGGACCTGCCCGACCCCGACACCTGGGTACTGGCCGATCTGAGCAACTGGCAGCGCGCGCCCGACGGCCAGCGCACCTGGAGCGAACTGGCCGGACTGCTCGACGACTGCGAGGCCGCCGCGTGCGCGCTGTCCGAAGACATCACGCGCCTGCACTTCAGCCACGCCGACCGCGGCAACCAGAGTGTTGGAGCATAA